One stretch of Juglans microcarpa x Juglans regia isolate MS1-56 chromosome 3D, Jm3101_v1.0, whole genome shotgun sequence DNA includes these proteins:
- the LOC121256159 gene encoding formin-B-like, whose amino-acid sequence MSITGIQGQLLEVTVVGCNKLKDTEWISRQDPYVCVEYGSTKFRTRTCTDGGKNPTFQEKFVFTLIEGLRELNVVVWNSNTLTYDDFIGSGKVQLQKVISQGFDDTAWPLQTKTGRYAGEVRLIVHYSNAIKPGTSFTPSAPPYITPSIPQAPLYSTAPPAPAAPYLIPSPAAPYAPPAYPAPSPYSSYPPNSAGYPPSPYSAPPTAAYPPPPYPPTSAYPPPPYPPPPQSSSYYRPGPYPGMYPPPPY is encoded by the exons ATGTCGATTACTGGTATTCAAGGCCAGCTTCTTGAGGTTACAG TTGTTGGGTGCAACAAATTGAAGGACACCGAGTGGATCTCACGGCAGGACCCGTACGTGTGTGTTGAATATGGTAGCACCAAGTTCCGCACCAGAACCTGCACTG ATGGTGGCAAAAATCCAACCTTCCAGGAGAAGTTCGTGTTTACGTTAATCGAAGGTCTTCGTGAATTGAACGTTGTCGTTTGGAACAGCAATACCCTTACTTACGACGACTTCATCGGCAGCGGAAA GGTCCAATTGCAGAAGGTTATTTCTCAGGGTTTCGACGACACCGCCTGGCCACTTCAGACTAAAACTGGCag ATATGCAGGAGAAGTGCGACTGATAGTGCATTATTCTAATGCCATT AAACCTGGAACAAGCTTTACTCCATCAGCACCACCATATATAACACCATCTATACCTCAAGCCCCTTTATACTCTACAGCCCCACCAGCACCTGCTGCTCCTTACCTGATACCATCACCTGCTGCTCCTTACGCACCTCCAGCTTACCCAGCTCCATCTCCTTACTCTTCATACCCACCGAATTCAGCTGGTTATCCACCATCACCATACTCAGCTCCACCGACAGCTGCCTATCCTCCACCACCATACCCACCAACTTCAGCTTATCCTCCACCTCCATACCCGCCACCTCCACAATCCTCTTCCTATTATCGTCCAG GTCCTTATCCTGGAATGTATCCTCCACCTCCATACTGA